The Pseudomonas fluorescens genome segment TCTTCTCCACCCGTTCTGCACAGCAAATCGGTTTTGCGTGTTGCCGAACGTATTCGTGCGCACAACGACTTGAGAACGTTATCCCCACATTGATGCCCCCAGTGGTCATTGATGCATTTGAAGTGATCGACGTCGAACAGGATCAGCGATAGAGGCTTGTCGTGCTTGTCAGCCTCGATGAGCAGGCGCTCCATCAAATCTTCGAAATGCCGGCGGTTATAGACACCGGTCAGGTGGTCGGTAATGTTCAATAAACGCAAGTCTTGCGTGCGCTCATCAACCAGCGAGAGGGCGCGGGCGCGCTGTGTGATCAGCAAGTACACCATCAAGGTCAGCAGCAGCGTCAATCCTACTCCGAATAATGCAATCAAACTGACGGACAGGGCGTTGCTGTTGGCGACCAGAAAAGTCGAGCTGGGTCGAAACTGGATCAGGTAATTCTGATCGGCCACTTTCAACAGCCGTTGTGTGTACAGCTCTGAAGGGGCAGCAGGGGCCTGGCTCTGATAAATGGTTTCCCCTTGATGCTGCGTGTCGATCAGTGAAAGTCTCACGTTCAGCCGTTGCAGACTGGGTAATGGGATGCCCTGTTCCATCAAAGACGCCAAGCGTACGGTGGAGACAACGAAACCCTGCAAACCATCATCCTTGGCTGGAACCTCAAGGTAGTTCTGGAATACGGGGGCGACGAAGAAAATCCCGGACTGCCCATTAGTCATTTTCAATGGTTCCGACACGACTATTTGATTTGTTTCTCGCGCCTTGCTCATCAAGGCCTGGCGACCCGGACGAGCCATGACATCCATGCCAGGAACGATCTTCACGTCATCGCGCTTCAACAGGTAGAGCAATATCCAGTGTTCCGGCCTGCTGGAGAGGGGAATTTTTTCGCCGGTGACTGGATCAATTTCATGATATGAAAAATCACTTGTACCGTTGAGGAGCGCCTTGGCGCGAAACGACTGTAGATCCTTCTCGAGAATCCTCGGTACCCAGCTATAGGCTTCGTCCTCTCCAACTAGAGGCGTGACGAATCCCAGAAACTCCTTTTCAGTGACATCGTCGGCATTGATAAAGAAATGCTTCACAACGTCCAGCTTCAAGACCTGCGTATTGAAGCGTCGTTGCAGGCGACTGAATCGTTCGTCGACCTCCAGTTGGAACGCAACGTTGACGGTGCGCTGCTCCGACCCAACGAAAAGAATCAGTACCAAGACCGTGACGGCGACACCCGCCAGGAACACCAGAGCGCAAAGGCTCACATCTGTTGCTTTGAATGCGTTCTGACGAGAAAACATCATTTCCTGTTCCTTGCTCATCGCCAAAATCGACGCACGGTCATTCAGTATTCTTTCGAGTTATCGGCACTTGCAACGACATCTTTACAGGCTATGCGAGCCGGATACTTGCCTACTCAATCTTCAGGTTTGGGTCCGTAGCCGTTAGCGAAATCATCAACAAGGTGAAGCTGGTATGGGGTGAGCGTCCGCTACATACGCGCCGGTGCGACCTGCTGGTTGTCGACAATACCTGACGTCAGCCCGTCGATGAGTCGATCAAGCGTTGACCGGCACGGCTTTGGGCCTGCGATACAGGATCGTTGTCGGTGTGCAGCACGTCCAGCCGTCGGCACGCAGCAAAGCCAGATCGCTTTGAAAAGCACCTCCGGAAAACTGGGTGGGAAGGCCTAAGCTCATTCCAAAAAGATATTTATTTAATCTTTTTAAGATCGTTTAGCTTTTAACAAAGGAAACGTGCAGCGCCTCGCTAGCGGCGTTTTTTTTGCCTCCGGCCGACCCTGTCCGCAGTCATTGCCTGAGGCTCCTGTCCATTTTTTTACCCTGAACGGCCATATATCTGGCCGTCAGCGGTTCGTCGCCCGGAGCCCTCGTGACACTTATTCAAACCTCTTTGGCAACGGTACAGATCGACTTGCCTGAACGATTGGCCCCACCCATCGACGATAGCGCCGAGGAGGGCGATGTTGTCCTCGAACTGCGAGGCGTCACTAAAGCTTATCTGCGCAAAGGCGGATCGCCGTTGCCGGCTGTCAACCATGTCAGCTTGAAGGTTCGGCGCGGCGAAGTGCTGTGCCTGATGGGCACCTCCGGCAGCGGCAAATCGACCTTGCTTCGCCATATCAATCGTTTGATCGAACCCACCAGCGGTGAGGTCTTGATTGAAGGTCAGGCTATCAGCGGCTTGAGCCACAAAGCGTTGCGGGATTTGCGCTCGCGGCGAATCGGCATGGTGTTCCAGCATTTTGGTCTTTTGCCCCATCGCACGGTGCTGGACAACGTTGCGCTGCCTCTGGAGTTGCGCGGCGAATCCGAGGCCGTCCGGCACGCAGCGGCCACCCGACAGTTACAGGCGATGGGCCTGGAGGGATGGGGCGAGCATTATCCTCACGAGTTGTCCGGCGGTATGCAGCAACGGGTCGGTCTTGCGCGGGCATTGGTGACTGATCCGGATATTCTCCTGATGGACGAGCCTTTCAGCGCACTGGATCCGACCATCCGGCGAGACCTGCAAAGCCACTTTCTGGCGCTGGTACGCGAGCGCGGGATCACCACGTTGCTGGTCACTCACGATCCTGCCGAAGCGGTACGTCTCGCTGACCGGATAGCGGTATTGCGTCAGGGACGTCTGGTGCAGTCGGGCACCCCGAAACAGCTGCTCGAGACGCCGGCCGATGCTGAGGTCGCGGATTTTTTCCGCGATTGCCTTCCAGCCGCACCGGTATTGCACGATGCCGGTGGCGCGGTACGTCAGGTTCCCGAAACGGCACCGAAGGAGCAAGCGGTTCAGCCGGGCTTGCGCGGCTGGCAAGCCCTGTTGCTCGGGCCGGCAGCGCTGGCGGCGCGGGGCAGAGGCGGGTTGTTCTGGCTCGGGTTCGCCGCAGAACTCGCGGCCCTGGCCACTGCGGTGCAAGGCATTGCGAGCGCATCCTGGATATCGGTCGTGGTGGGATTGGCCGTGCTGGCGGCCAGTCGTTTCACCGCGTATTCGCTGAGCCGTCAACCGGTGCGGCGCGCCGTTTCGAGTTGGGCGTTGCCGCTGGCGGTGCTGCTGGTCAGTCAGGCATTGGTGATCTGGCGCGTGTTGACGCCCGATACCACCCAGGCGTTCTTGCAGTTCCCGGCCAGCCGCCAGGCGCTGTTACTGACTGCACAGAGCCTGGATGATTTTATTGGTTGGTCACAGGTGACATTCGAGAGCGCTTTTGTCGGCGTGATCGTTGCGGTTCGCACGGTCATTGAAGGGATCGAAAACCTGCTCGGTTGGCTGCCTTGGCCGGTTTGTGCGTTGGCGCTGATATTGCTGGCCTGGCGCTCGGCGGGCCTGGCCCTGGCGCTCACCAGCAGCGCAGCGTTGTTGTATATCGGCCTGTTCGGGTTTTGGGAGCGGACGATTGCCACCCTGGCGCTGGTTGGTTCTTCGGTATTGATCGCACTGGTGATCGGCGTACCCACCGGCATTCTGCTGGCGAAGCGGCCGTTTGCCCGCAAGCTGCTCACGCCCTTGCTGGATGTCATGCAGACCCTGCCGACCTTTGTCTACCTGATTCCCGCTGTGGCGTTCTTCTCCGTGGGCAAGACCCCGGCGGTCATTGCGACGGTGATTTTCGCCCTGGCACCGATGATTCGTCTGACGTCCCTGGGCATTCAGGAAGTCCCGAAGGATGCCGTGGAAGCGGCAATCGCCCACGGAGCAAACCCCTGGCAAACCCTGGTGAAGGTGCAACTGCCGCTGGCGCGACGATCCCTGTTGCTGGGGATCAATCAGACCATTGTCATGAGCCTGTCGATGGTGGTGGTTGCTGCCCTGATCGGCGCTGGAGGGTTGGGTTACGACGTCATGACGGCGTTGCGCAATATCAAGGGCGGCGAGGGCGTGCTGGCCGGCGTGGCGATCGTGCTGTGTGCATTGATTCCCGATCGAATCATTCAATCGAGCTTGCGCAAGCAAGACCATCTGCATAACTGAACTGTGAGACTTATCGTGACAAAACATCTATTGCGTAACCTGAGTGCGGCCGCAGTGCTGGCTTCCCTGATCGTGCCGGCCAGCGTGATGGCCAAGGACAAAATTGTCATTGGCGAACAGAACTGGACGGGAGCCATCGCCATTCAACACATTCTAGGTGAGGTGATCAAAACCCGTCTGGACGGTGATGTGTCGTATCTGGCCGGGGACGTGCCGGTGCTGTTCAGTGCGGCGGCCAAGGGCGACGGTTCTGTGGATGTGCTGACTGACATCTGGCTGCCCAATCAGTCCGCGGCTTGGGCCAAGTACGTCACGGGAGGCACCCGCTCACTGGTACCCAATGCTCATCCTTATACCGGCGAACAAGGCTTCTACATTCCCGGTTATCTGCAAGACAAGTACGGCGTCAAATCGATCTACGACCTGAAAAAACCGGAAGTGGCCAAGCTCTTCGAGCCAGTGGGCGGCGGCAAGGCCGAACTGCTGGTGGGGCCGGCGGGCTGGGAGTCGACGTATATCGGCCAGATCAAGGCCAAGGATTACGGCTTCGCCGATAAATTCGAATCCGTGTCGACGGAAGCCTCGGTGACCTACGCCAAACTGGCCTCGGCTTACAAGGCGCAACGCGGCGTGGTGTTCTACGCCTACACCCCTGACTGGATTTTCTCGGCCTATGATCTGCGTCGCCTGGAAGAACCCGCGTTCGATGGCTACGCCCAGGACAACAAAAAAGAAGATCCTCTCTACAAGGCGGATGGCTGCTGGAAATTCGTCAGCCCGACCGTCGATCCCGACTGGCTGAACAAGAGCCACATCACCTGCGCCTTCCCGGATGCCAAGGTGTACGTCCTGGCTTCCACCGCACTGCAAAAGCGCGCGCCGAAAATTGCCGAGTTTCTGCACAATTTCGCCATCGACCCGGCACAGTTGAACGGACTGATCCAGAAGATCGAAAAGGAAAAACAGCCAGCAGACGTCGCCGCCAAGGCTTGGGTCCAAGCCAACCCTTCTACTGTTGACCAGTGGTTTGTATCGCAGGCGCCGCAAGTGAGTTCAACCCAATGACCAGAGCGAACGTACGTGTACTCGATGGTGGCATGGGACGCGAGTTGAAGCGAATCGGCGCGCCGTTCCGTCAACCGGAATGGTCGGCCCTCGCGCTGATCGAAGCGCCCGAGTATGTGCTGCAGGCGCATCAGGCGTTCGTGACAGCGGGCGCTCGGATCATCACCACCAATAGCTATGCGGTGGTGCCTTTTCATATTGGCGACGAGCGATTTGCCAAGCAGGGAAGAGCGCTGGCTGAGCGTGCCGGACGGCTGGCGCGGCAGGCCGCCGACGAAAGTACCGATGCGGTCACCGTGGCCGGGTCGTTGCCGCCGGCGTTGGGGTCGTACCGGCCGGATCTGTTCGATCATCAGCGTTCAGTAGCGATCCACCGCGAACTCATTGCCGGATTGCGAACGCACGTCGATGTGTGGCTGGCCGAAACGCAAAGCTCCATTGCTGAAGTGCGGGCGGTGGTCGAAGCCCTCGGAACGGATCCCGCGCCACTCTGGGTGTCATTCACGCTGTTGGATGAAGAGGGCCGGGAACCGCGATTACGCTCAAACGAGGCCGTTGCCGATGCGGTTCGCGTGGCGGCTGAGCTGGGGGCCAAGGCGGTGCTCTTCAATTGCAGCCAGCCGGAAGTGATGGCCGCGGCCTTGATTGAGGCACGCGCTGTGATTGAAAACCTGGATCATCCTGTCGAACTGGGGGTTTATGCCAATGCTTTCCCCCTGTCAGTGCCAAAGCCGAGGCCAATAGCGATTTGTTGGACATTCGGCGCGATCTGGGCCCGAGTCCTACCTGGACTGGTCGAAGTCATGGGTTGCCGCAGGGGCCAGCATTGTCGGCGGATGCTGTGGGATCGGCCCGGAGCATATCGCCCAGTTGCATTTGCACCTGCAATATCTAAAGGGGGAGGAGGCCGCGCATGAGTGATGTTCCAGGCGACGTTCTGCCAGAGCAGGCGACATTGGGTGCCGGCTGTTTCTGGGGGGCGGAAGCCTCATTCCGGGCATTGCCGGGTGTGCTCGACACACGCGTCGGGTTTGCGCGGTCAGACCTGAGCGACGCCACCCTGATCGAAGTCGTGCAAGTCGACTTCGATCCCCGACTCATTTCCTACAGCCGTCTGGTCGAACACTTCTGGACACTGCACGATCCCACGTCAGTCGACCGACAGGGTGCGGACGTCGGGGCGAAATACCGTTCCGCGCTGTTCTTCAACAGTGCCGAGCAGGCCAGACTGGCGCTTGTCGCCAGGCAGCAGCTGGATGCCAGTGGCCAGTTGGGCAAGCCAGTGGCTACGGTGATCCTGCCACTGGGTGAATTTCAAAAGGCGGATGAAGAACATCAGCGCTACCTTGAAAAACACGGTGGCAGCGCCTGTTCCATTTGATGCATATGCAACGCCTTTGACGTCCTGGATCGCTCGCAGGTGCGCCGCAGCCGTGTTGCACGCACGGTGCCTGAGTTCAAGTTGGACGTAGATGAATGGAATGATTAAGGGCAACGGCGCGGCGTTACCAACTTGCACCAGCAGCGGTACACGCTGACCTGAAGAGAAACGGCACTGAATCAGCTTCAACGGCAGCCCCTCATTGAATGACTCGCCATGAACACGAAGGACATGGCCCGTTGAGAGAGTGGACGCCAGAAGGGGGTTGTCGAATCAGCGCCTTAGGCAACTCATGAACATCTACGACATGACCTGTCGTTTAACAAGTGGGTGATGTCTGATGTTCATAAGTCTACAAGAAGCCTATCAGAGCTAGCTAAGCGGTCGATGAGTAGAAGGGTATGTTCATCGATGTATGTTCATAGTTGCTAGGCCGACACGGTGAGTGAGCTGTTTCCCTTCTCTGGTGCAGCCTGTAGCCTAGGCTTTTCCCTTTGACTAAACCTCATGGATGCTTATGAAAATTCGCCGTTTCTCGCCAGGAGATGAGGCCGCGTTGTTTCGTGTCTTCTTCTCGAGCATTCATCAACTCGCAGCGGTTGATTACACTCAACATCAAATTGATGCTTGGGCACCAGAAGACATTGACCCGCAGTACTGGACGACACGGATGCGAACAATCAATCCGTTTGTCGCTGAACACAACGGCGAAATAGTGGGCTATGCCGATATTCAGTCCAATGGTTACATCGACCATTTTTTTGTTTCCGGTGCCCATGCTCGTC includes the following:
- a CDS encoding ATP-binding cassette domain-containing protein, whose protein sequence is MDLPERLAPPIDDSAEEGDVVLELRGVTKAYLRKGGSPLPAVNHVSLKVRRGEVLCLMGTSGSGKSTLLRHINRLIEPTSGEVLIEGQAISGLSHKALRDLRSRRIGMVFQHFGLLPHRTVLDNVALPLELRGESEAVRHAAATRQLQAMGLEGWGEHYPHELSGGMQQRVGLARALVTDPDILLMDEPFSALDPTIRRDLQSHFLALVRERGITTLLVTHDPAEAVRLADRIAVLRQGRLVQSGTPKQLLETPADAEVADFFRDCLPAAPVLHDAGGAVRQVPETAPKEQAVQPGLRGWQALLLGPAALAARGRGGLFWLGFAAELAALATAVQGIASASWISVVVGLAVLAASRFTAYSLSRQPVRRAVSSWALPLAVLLVSQALVIWRVLTPDTTQAFLQFPASRQALLLTAQSLDDFIGWSQVTFESAFVGVIVAVRTVIEGIENLLGWLPWPVCALALILLAWRSAGLALALTSSAALLYIGLFGFWERTIATLALVGSSVLIALVIGVPTGILLAKRPFARKLLTPLLDVMQTLPTFVYLIPAVAFFSVGKTPAVIATVIFALAPMIRLTSLGIQEVPKDAVEAAIAHGANPWQTLVKVQLPLARRSLLLGINQTIVMSLSMVVVAALIGAGGLGYDVMTALRNIKGGEGVLAGVAIVLCALIPDRIIQSSLRKQDHLHN
- a CDS encoding GNAT family N-acetyltransferase; translated protein: MKIRRFSPGDEAALFRVFFSSIHQLAAVDYTQHQIDAWAPEDIDPQYWTTRMRTINPFVAEHNGEIVGYADIQSNGYIDHFFVSGAHARQGIGTLLMGRILDEANMLGIRELTSDVSRTAEIFFERHGFHVVERKLSVTRGVSLPNALMRKELK
- a CDS encoding sensor domain-containing diguanylate cyclase, which gives rise to MSKEQEMMFSRQNAFKATDVSLCALVFLAGVAVTVLVLILFVGSEQRTVNVAFQLEVDERFSRLQRRFNTQVLKLDVVKHFFINADDVTEKEFLGFVTPLVGEDEAYSWVPRILEKDLQSFRAKALLNGTSDFSYHEIDPVTGEKIPLSSRPEHWILLYLLKRDDVKIVPGMDVMARPGRQALMSKARETNQIVVSEPLKMTNGQSGIFFVAPVFQNYLEVPAKDDGLQGFVVSTVRLASLMEQGIPLPSLQRLNVRLSLIDTQHQGETIYQSQAPAAPSELYTQRLLKVADQNYLIQFRPSSTFLVANSNALSVSLIALFGVGLTLLLTLMVYLLITQRARALSLVDERTQDLRLLNITDHLTGVYNRRHFEDLMERLLIEADKHDKPLSLILFDVDHFKCINDHWGHQCGDNVLKSLCARIRSATRKTDLLCRTGGEEFALICPDSESNDTSLLAEKLRVLISTLPFDEAGKVTCSFGVATWAPSESFDDFIRRADSAMYKAKSSGRDQVQLANP
- the msrA gene encoding peptide-methionine (S)-S-oxide reductase MsrA gives rise to the protein MSDVPGDVLPEQATLGAGCFWGAEASFRALPGVLDTRVGFARSDLSDATLIEVVQVDFDPRLISYSRLVEHFWTLHDPTSVDRQGADVGAKYRSALFFNSAEQARLALVARQQLDASGQLGKPVATVILPLGEFQKADEEHQRYLEKHGGSACSI
- a CDS encoding glycine betaine ABC transporter substrate-binding protein, which codes for MAKDKIVIGEQNWTGAIAIQHILGEVIKTRLDGDVSYLAGDVPVLFSAAAKGDGSVDVLTDIWLPNQSAAWAKYVTGGTRSLVPNAHPYTGEQGFYIPGYLQDKYGVKSIYDLKKPEVAKLFEPVGGGKAELLVGPAGWESTYIGQIKAKDYGFADKFESVSTEASVTYAKLASAYKAQRGVVFYAYTPDWIFSAYDLRRLEEPAFDGYAQDNKKEDPLYKADGCWKFVSPTVDPDWLNKSHITCAFPDAKVYVLASTALQKRAPKIAEFLHNFAIDPAQLNGLIQKIEKEKQPADVAAKAWVQANPSTVDQWFVSQAPQVSSTQ